The following proteins are co-located in the Vigna unguiculata cultivar IT97K-499-35 chromosome 9, ASM411807v1, whole genome shotgun sequence genome:
- the LOC114164625 gene encoding uncharacterized protein LOC114164625 isoform X1, with amino-acid sequence MDLKASVGPDPDPFRVKRKTLEAVLLQCQRALELIDAASPSSSSAEVEEEDCVADGEAEAIACTDPHADQLRDMLKSRVECPAFLQKLECAQASVSKNIDEEGNSWDMIGENDLWEGQRDDLDQEDYVLVRQEDIVEGIACFMAAYLLSIKQTKDLTPVQLQDALSKTFSVKKKKGKLRKAWDGSKVIYNVASWGATAIGIYQNPVILRAATKAFWTSCHVISKLL; translated from the exons ATGGATCTCAAAGCTTCGGTGGGCCCGGACCCGGACCCGTTTCGCGTCAAGAGGAAGACCCTTGAGGCTGTGCTCTTGCAGTGTCAGAGAGCTCTCGAATTGATCGACGCtgcttctccttcttcttcttctgctgAGGTTGAAGAAGAGGATTGTGTCGCTGATGGCGAAGCTGAGGCCATTGCGTGTACCGATCCTCATGCCGACCAG TTACGTGATATGCTCAAATCAAGAGTTGAATGCCCTGCCTTTCTTCAAAAGTTGGAGTGTGCTCAGGCGTCAGTTTCGAAGAATATAGATG aagaaggtaattcttgGGATATGATTGGTGAAAATGATCTCTGGGAAGGCCAACGTGATGACTTAGACCAAGAAGATTATGTCCTTGTTAGACAAGAGGATATAGTGGAGGGCATCGCATGCTTCATGGCTGCATATTTGCTATCTATTAAGCAGACCAAG GATTTAACACCTGTTCAACTCCAGGACG CGCTTAGCAAGACATTTtcagtgaaaaagaaaaagggaaagcTACGAAAGGCTTGGGATGGGAGCAAAGTTATTTATAACGTTGCATCTTGGGGTGCTACGGCCATAGG GATATATCAAAACCCTGTTATTCTTAGGGCCGCTACTAAAGCATTCTGGACTTCTTGCCATGTTATATCGAAGCTTCTCTGA
- the LOC114164625 gene encoding uncharacterized protein LOC114164625 isoform X2, which translates to MDLKASVGPDPDPFRVKRKTLEAVLLQCQRALELIDAASPSSSSAEVEEEDCVADGEAEAIACTDPHADQLRDMLKSRVECPAFLQKLECAQASVSKNIDEGNSWDMIGENDLWEGQRDDLDQEDYVLVRQEDIVEGIACFMAAYLLSIKQTKDLTPVQLQDALSKTFSVKKKKGKLRKAWDGSKVIYNVASWGATAIGIYQNPVILRAATKAFWTSCHVISKLL; encoded by the exons ATGGATCTCAAAGCTTCGGTGGGCCCGGACCCGGACCCGTTTCGCGTCAAGAGGAAGACCCTTGAGGCTGTGCTCTTGCAGTGTCAGAGAGCTCTCGAATTGATCGACGCtgcttctccttcttcttcttctgctgAGGTTGAAGAAGAGGATTGTGTCGCTGATGGCGAAGCTGAGGCCATTGCGTGTACCGATCCTCATGCCGACCAG TTACGTGATATGCTCAAATCAAGAGTTGAATGCCCTGCCTTTCTTCAAAAGTTGGAGTGTGCTCAGGCGTCAGTTTCGAAGAATATAGATG aaggtaattcttgGGATATGATTGGTGAAAATGATCTCTGGGAAGGCCAACGTGATGACTTAGACCAAGAAGATTATGTCCTTGTTAGACAAGAGGATATAGTGGAGGGCATCGCATGCTTCATGGCTGCATATTTGCTATCTATTAAGCAGACCAAG GATTTAACACCTGTTCAACTCCAGGACG CGCTTAGCAAGACATTTtcagtgaaaaagaaaaagggaaagcTACGAAAGGCTTGGGATGGGAGCAAAGTTATTTATAACGTTGCATCTTGGGGTGCTACGGCCATAGG GATATATCAAAACCCTGTTATTCTTAGGGCCGCTACTAAAGCATTCTGGACTTCTTGCCATGTTATATCGAAGCTTCTCTGA